The genome window TATAAATTTCTTGAATCTGGTAAGCGGGCTACTAATGCAACTGTAAGCAACTAATCGGGGGCTATTggtgtttctttgttttgcaGGCTTGGAGTAATGGGGTATACAAAAGCATTGAACACAGAGCTGTTACAAACCAGACAAAGGCTAGAATCTCTGTTGCAACATTTGTAATTCCAGAAGACCAGGTGGATATTGAGCCTGTAGAAACAATGGTCGATGATCGCCTTCTTCCAAGAAAGTACAAAAGTGTCAAGTATGTCGATTTTCTTAGGTATTCCCTGGCAAGGAAAATGGATGGAAAATCACACACTGATTATCTCAAACTATAGAGCAATTCAAGTAGGTTTTGAAAGCTGTTTTTCTCATCAATATGTTACCAATCATGCCAGAAATCAGTGGATGAAGTGTACAATGTTCTCCCTGTTGTTGTTCTTCATGGACCTGAAATGCAATTAATAAAGTTTCTTAACAAAACTCCAAAAATATGATCTTTAAACACTAACTATGAAGTGTACAGATATCAACTTCTTGTCCTTTGTGCAAATGACATATTCTCAGAATTTCTAAACATGCCAAGACAGAATGTAAAACAAAGGAACTGCCCAGGAGATATAGACGGCGTACGCTACTGTCAAGATGAAAAATGACAGTATTAATTATCTAAGAcgaaacaaataataaaagttgTGTCAGCTTCTGGGCATCTTCTTATTTAAGGAAGCGAAAATGTCCATTTCTTTACACCGGATATACAAATTCTATCTGCAAAGGGGAAGACGATTAGGATGGAGGGAAAACCAACAACTGGCTGGGGAAAATCATTGGCTGTACCTAGTGTACAGGAGATTGTAAGAAAGGATGCAAAGGATGTTCCCGAACGATACATTCAGAATGAAGAGGATAGGCCTCTATCTTCCAAAATCTCTCTGTTATCATCTGAAATTCCCATCATAAATCTCTCTTTGCTTGACAATGGAGATGAAAATGAACTGAGAAAGCTAGATTTTGCTTCCAAGGAATGGGGTTTCTTTCAGGTATTCTCCCTCCCTTGCTCGTCTTTTTCGTTCATCAAAATCTagaaaaaagaattgaagaaaaatgcaATCTTGCAGGTGATAAATCATGGCGTGACGAAAGAAGTGCTGCAAAATATGGAGGCAGCTGCAGCATCATTCTTTGAACTCCCTgtgggagaaaaagaaaagtatgCAATGGCAGAAAACGATATCCAGGGATACGGGCAAACCTATATAGTCTCTGAACAACAAAAACTCGACTGGAATGACTCAATGTTCTTAGTGACACTGCCACCAAAACACCAGGATATGAAGTACTGGCCATCCACATTAGTAGGCTTCAAGTATATATGCACTTCCAATATCTGCAGTCTCAATTAACATTCTTTCGTGCTTAATCTTAACAATTCGAAGTCTTTGTGCTCAGGGAAGCGGTCGAGCAGTATGCTAGAGAAATAGAAATGGTGACTACTAAGATTCTAGCCAATCTGTCACAGTTAATGGGCATGGAAAAACAAAGGCTAAGACAGATGCATGGAGAGATGAAACAAGGCATTAGACTGAACTACTACTCGCCTTGCGCTGAACCTGATCTCGTTCTTGGAGTTAGACCTCATTCCGACATTAGCTCCATATCTCTACTTCTGCAAGAAGACGAGATCACGGGCCTCCAAATCAGGCACAAAGAATCATGGGTTCCTGTAAATCCTATTCCAAACGCAATCGTTGTTAACATAGGCGACGTTATGGAAGTAAGGCTACTCACACTGTATAACTGTCTTTGTTACGGAGAAGATTTCTGAATATGCTGTCATATAGAACAGAGAATACAAAGCCCTATATCTAAGACTGCCTAATCTATAGAGATTCCATATGTCTGCAACTAAACAGTGCTATTGGTTTCTGGGTTTTTCAGGGCTGGAGTAATGGGGTATACAAAAGCATTGAACACAGAGCTGTTACAAACCAGACAAAGGCTAGAATCTCTATTGCAGCATTTGTAATTCCAGAAGACCAGGTGGATATTGGGCCTGTTGAAACAATGGTGGATGATCATCTTCTTTCAAGAAAGTACAAAAGTGTTAagtatattgattttattaggTACAACCTGGCAAGAAAAATGGATGGAAAATCTCACACAGACTATCTGAAACTATAAAGCAAGCAGTTGTTGAAAGtgtgattttctcaaaaatgtCAAAACCATGTAAGAAATCAACTTGTGACAGAATTTGGTACAGTCAGTGGATGAAGTGAACACTGTTATGTAAAGGTTCTTTGAAGGTTTggtatatgtaattatgtagAGCAAATAATCCAAACAAAAAACTACAGAAATAAAAGTTCAAATTTAACAACTCGGAGCCACATCTTTTCTGGATTCAACTTCAATTCTTCAATCATTATCTCTATATGTAATTGTGTTTAGCCTTTAAATAGACTGATGCATAACTTTCAAGGAAATCAAAGACTCCATATTATTAGGTAATGAATGACATTCATTTCACCTAAACCtctaacataaaaaaaaaataaagaaaacaaaatgtcACATATTAAATTTAGCATAAATACATTTTAATTCACTAAAATATCTAGATTTTCATTATGTGGCTTCATTTCAATGATGATCAGGTTCCATGAGCATTTTAAAACATTCTCCTTTATATTTTGGACCGACATAATGATCTTTTAAATTTCTATGGTCATGTCTTCATCACCTAGGGTCTCCACACTCCGATTTGACATGATAGTGAAAGGGTAAATCACCGTGACTCAACTACTTATTAGGTGGAAGGACTAGTGTCTAGTGCCCACAAGGAGTCTACCACATTAGGTGTAATTCCCATATTGCGACTATAGGACTCGGTCATGTATTTTTGCCACAATTTAGCACCCAAgaatgtgtaattttttttaagtgagatatttatgttttgtaatttaatttggtcaacTCAATTGCTATTACTAAAATCTCTTGCTTTTTCTATTTTggaaataaacatttaataaaaAAGCATTTAagcattttcctttttttatttatatcactaattaattcattaatttgaatttgaccacttagtacatttttaattattttttattttagattaTGAAAATGTTACATGTTTAATGTGAGGTATAATTTATTGGGTCAAAACTTCCGATCACATGATTTGGCCTCAAATAGTTGAAAGCTCGATCTTAATTATAACTCTTCGCcattaaattaacaaaattcttGCATCTGTGCTTgattcacaaaataaaaatagtgtAAATACAgagaaaataatagtattttaatgggaggtttattaattttatattatttatttggtaAAGCTTGgcaattatgaaaataaaatatgataaaattaaataccaaaaagaaaaattgacacgaaaataaaatatgataaaattgaCCAAGTGATAAGAATAACAAAAGGATCAAGTTGTTATATTTAAGAATACAAATTAGTCCACAAGCTAacagtttcaactttcaaaatgaaaaagtgGGCAAAAAATATATAGGTGAGCAACCAGCGCTATACTAGGTGGTGCCCGTCGCAGAATGGAACAAAGTTTCAAACCTAATTTCATTGTTGTTCTCTATCACAAGTCTACCTTCAAAATTAACTATCTATTTGGATATTATTGCAGTTGACATCCTCAATTTTTCCTACCTACTTACAACCTATGACCAAGTTGTTGGGTTTTTAATTACTTTGCATGCAAATTAGGGTACCTGGGACTATCAacttgtccttttttttttagtaatttttttctcaatgaCGAGAATCACTACTTGAAagtgtgcattgggtaaatGGCACTATGAAGATTTTGTGTGACATGTTCGACTATAAAAGTACGTGTTGGTAATAATTGAATTCGTGATAATAATTTGGTATGAGAATCATATTTTGCCTATTCAGTTATCCCTTTTGAggcagttttctttttctttgattaaattaaaatatataattgagttaatatataaaacaatttagTATCTGTAGTGGGTATCAGCTAACTACTAACATTATATTAGAACAACATTAAACGACAAGAATGTGAAGTTTACTAGTTTATCATTATCTAGTATTGTACTTTGATTAATTTTCTCGCTATAAAATTCGATCATTCTACTAGTTTATGATCCTGTTATTTAgtaataagttttattttatattattccatttttgttgttcttttttGTCCACACGAACTTAACTCAATGGTTTAATAGGCAGTACTGTAATTTACCTCATCTCACATGTTTGGTTGAGCTAAGATGTGGGGGACCCTTagggttggagattcaaccttctGGGAGAAGAAAATTGATTTAGGTTTAATTGAGTTtgcatataattatatttctatcataagctttcattaatatatattggaTTGTTCGATATCTATGCATAATTTCCAAGAATGGCTCTTGTAAAATTCATGAGTCAACGAACTGATTGTAAACTATATAACtatttggaaaataaataaataaatgaaccATTCATTGTTAGTTACTAATATAGAGACTAAGATTAAGagtgaatattatatagtttgGGACTTTGGGTTGATTACATTTTTTTGTTGGCATACAAAGGAAGAAaaatatcaactcatcaaaatAATTACTTAAACGTACTATGATTAAGCCAATCTACATAATTAGCTATTAAAAATACACAGATATCATTTGATTACAATcctgatggatttaattaa of Ipomoea triloba cultivar NCNSP0323 chromosome 3, ASM357664v1 contains these proteins:
- the LOC116012959 gene encoding S-norcoclaurine synthase 1-like, with product MEGKPTTGWGKSLAVPSVQEIVRKDAKDVPERYIQNEEDRPLSSKISLLSSEIPIINLSLLDNGDENELRKLDFASKEWGFFQVINHGVTKEVLQNMEAAAASFFELPVGEKEKYAMAENDIQGYGQTYIVSEQQKLDWNDSMFLVTLPPKHQDMKYWPSTLVGFKEAVEQYAREIEMVTTKILANLSQLMGMEKQRLRQMHGEMKQGIRLNYYSPCAEPDLVLGVRPHSDISSISLLLQEDEITGLQIRHKESWVPVNPIPNAIVVNIGDVMEGWSNGVYKSIEHRAVTNQTKARISIAAFVIPEDQVDIGPVETMVDDHLLSRKYKSVKYIDFIRYNLARKMDGKSHTDYLKL